The Bombus fervidus isolate BK054 chromosome 8, iyBomFerv1, whole genome shotgun sequence genome window below encodes:
- the Ltv1 gene encoding LTV1 ribosome biogenesis factor, whose translation MPKGKTKKFIDKKNSVTFHLVHRSQRDPLIADETAPERVLVPVGHTQASKLEKKKIDDNKRKEEQRKYGIYFDDDYDYLKHLRDVNSLTAEWERVDCTTSKSNDQTNMPKITLPSSVFASNVEEKIGLLNKAAPVSGLQLDLDPDIVAAMDDDFDYDDPENQLDDNFVELANAINSDNEILQEESDQVSDVSSEGHLELSDEEQDEVCSLNRSQYSFKEEETKSRFTEYSMSSSVIRRNKQLTLLDDKFEKMYIAYDEDEIGALDCDDIEGHIAPNSDLVLQCAAEFEKQQNEDADNVTQLMKDRMKILEQEYSSSEDENHLEELIVNTREKDKWDCESIISTYSNIYNHPKLISEPKYPRKIKVNPKTGIPKNVLDGHLGKLTAKTLAQFDQQNESCKPKYPQSIAETMKSTLSTLSIRSKNETTEERKRRKSALKEYRKERRIERKANSEAFKEEKKRQEKILLNNRQNIQGNRIL comes from the exons atg cCGAAgggaaaaacaaagaaattcaTTGATAAGAAAAATTCAGTAACATTTCATTTAGTTCATCGATCACAAAGAGATCCATTAATCGCCGATGAAACAGCACCAGAACGCGTGCTTGTACCTGTTGGACATACACAAGCTTCTAAACtcgagaaaaaaaagatagatgATAATAAGCGTAAAGAGGAGCAGCGAAAATATGGGATATATTTTGATGATGATTACGATTATTTGAAACATCTTAGAGATGTTAATTCTTTGACAGCTGAATGGGAACGTGTAGATTGTACAACTTCAAAATCAAATGATCAGACAAATATGCCAAAAATTACTTTACCATCCTCTGTATTTGCTTCAAATGTGGAAGAAAAAATTGGTCTTTTAAATAAAGCAGCTCCAGTTTCAGGGTTGCAACTAGACTTAGATCCAGATATAGTTGCTGCTATGGATGATGATTTCGACTATGATGATCCAGAAAATCAACTGGATGataattttgtagaattagCTAATGCAATCAATAgcgataatgaaattttacaagaagAAAGTG ATCAAGTATCTGATGTTTCATCTGAGGGACATTTGGAGTTATCCGACGAAGAACAGGATGAAGTGTGTAGTTTAAATAGATCTCAATACAGctttaaagaagaagaaacaaaatccCGTTTTACAGAATATTCAATGAGCAGTAGCGTAATAAGAAGAAACAAGCAACTTACTCTTCTTgatgataaatttgaaaaa ATGTATATAGCATACGATGAAGATGAAATTGGCGCGTTAGATTGTGATGATATTGAAGGACATATTGCACCAAACTCAGATTTAGTTCTTCAGTGTGCAGCAGAATTTGAAAAACAGCAAAACGAAGAT gcAGATAATGTTACACAATTGATGAAAGatagaatgaaaattttggaACAAGAGTATTCTAGCTCCGAAGATGAAAATCATTTAGAAGAACTTATAGTTAATacaagagaaaaagataaatggGATTGTGAAAGTATTATTAGTACATACAGTAATATTTACAATCACCCAAAGTTAATTTCTGAACCCAAG TATCCACGAAAGATCAAAGTCAATCCAAAAACAGGTATACCAAAAAATGTTTTAGATGGACATCTTGGAAAATTGACTGCTAAAACATTGGCTCAATTTGATCAGCAAAATGAAAGTTGTAAACCAAAATATCCTCAGTCTATTGCAGAAACTATGAAATCTACCTTAAGTACATTAAGTATAAGATCTAAAAATGAAACTacggaagaaagaaaacgaagaaaaagtgcacttaaagaatatagaaaa gaAAGGCGAATAGAACGGAAGGCAAATAGCGAAGCATTtaaggaggaaaagaaacgccaagaaaaaatattattaaataacagGCAAAATATTCAAGGAAATAGAATActttaa
- the Arl6 gene encoding ADP ribosylation factor-like 6 isoform X1: MGLFDRLANLLGFRKKEVNVLVVGLNNSGKSTVINNFKREDDRCIDIVPTVGYNVEKFSFKNISFTAFDMSGHDRHRPLWEHYYKDCHGIIFIIDSSDKLRLVVVKEELDMLLQHPDVAGRKIPILFLANKMDLPDSLTTVKLVAGLGLDRIQNKPWHIRATNAITGEGLQLGIEWLTDQIRDIYINKR; this comes from the exons ATGGGGCTATTTGATCGTTTAGCAAATCTTTTAGGTTTcaggaaaaaagaagtaaaCGTTTTAGTAGTGGGCCTTAATAATAGTGGTAAGTCGACggtcataaataatttcaaacgcgAGGATGACCGTTGCATAGACATAGTACCCACTGTTGGGTAtaatgttgaaaaattttcat ttaaaaatattagtttcaCGGCATTTGATATGTCAGGTCATGATCGTCATAGACCGTTATGGGAACATTATTATAAAGATTGCCATGGTATTATCTTTATCATTGATAGCAGCGACAAATTACGGTTGGTTGttgtcaaagaagaattagaTATGCTTCTCCAACATCCAGATGTAGCTg GTCGTAAAATACCGATTCTCTTTCTGGCAAATAAAATGGACTTGCCTGATTCTTTAACCACTGTCAAACTTGTTGCTGGGCTTGGTCTTGATCGTATACAGAACAAACCCTGGCATATACGAGCGACAAATGCAATTACTGGAGAAGGTTTACAGTTAGGCATAGAATGGCTTACAGATCAAATTCgtgacatatatataaataaaagataa
- the Arl6 gene encoding ADP ribosylation factor-like 6 isoform X2, with translation MGLFDRLANLLGFRKKEVNVLVVGLNNSVKNISFTAFDMSGHDRHRPLWEHYYKDCHGIIFIIDSSDKLRLVVVKEELDMLLQHPDVAGRKIPILFLANKMDLPDSLTTVKLVAGLGLDRIQNKPWHIRATNAITGEGLQLGIEWLTDQIRDIYINKR, from the exons ATGGGGCTATTTGATCGTTTAGCAAATCTTTTAGGTTTcaggaaaaaagaagtaaaCGTTTTAGTAGTGGGCCTTAATAATAGTG ttaaaaatattagtttcaCGGCATTTGATATGTCAGGTCATGATCGTCATAGACCGTTATGGGAACATTATTATAAAGATTGCCATGGTATTATCTTTATCATTGATAGCAGCGACAAATTACGGTTGGTTGttgtcaaagaagaattagaTATGCTTCTCCAACATCCAGATGTAGCTg GTCGTAAAATACCGATTCTCTTTCTGGCAAATAAAATGGACTTGCCTGATTCTTTAACCACTGTCAAACTTGTTGCTGGGCTTGGTCTTGATCGTATACAGAACAAACCCTGGCATATACGAGCGACAAATGCAATTACTGGAGAAGGTTTACAGTTAGGCATAGAATGGCTTACAGATCAAATTCgtgacatatatataaataaaagataa
- the LOC139990257 gene encoding uncharacterized protein: protein MEVYNILENVINEKDSDENKNSIDELKSRLKTQIHQLKSIILQIECSLDILKFGNTKCVHSNITKCLKTDEVQDINLQLESQLYRYSGFHCVKFSKQEHVFNFSALNKYDKNNVFAVQILNDQYKGILGKWVMPMGIDLHDVICDFPIHELKNVPHFLKICKQYIDCYFIRQEQYTTLMRNISHIKNCKLQTNLGYTQINLELMGVHNENTDSYITIIIYLLYNINETRPYKIEIDSITENGLHKNFKNHLESSLVCFKQFDLHIAFENILDMKVFAWAKEDNEDSPLDINSLSDLETEGFLDSFTLPQRKSLILQSKKQKIKKGQKKKVSKEKKFLNISSTYKADKSSVPLQSKKQRLQNVKQSVRQQDSSVIKSIPNVNNSKQKKLKQTKLKVKSNLQNDSKLQNNVNTIFSDATVLKDKHINEQLNKPFTSTPICQNEQHSSNFNLSTNIDISDIASENNLNVVGTSKLKRDQLQNHTPIKLLQRKMRKKVKSLIQSKSQSSKHNVLHNRIKKKSL, encoded by the exons atggaagtatataatattttagaaaatgttattaatgaaaaagattcagacgaaaataaaa ACTCTATAGATGAACTGAAAAGCAGACTAAAAACTCAAATACATCAATTGAAATctataattttgcaaattgAATGTAGTTTGGACATATTAAAATTTGGGAACACTAaatgtgttcattcaaacATTACCAAGTGCCTGAAAACCGATGAAGTTCAAGATATCAATTTACAATTAGAGTCCCAATTATATAGATATTCCGGTTTTCACTGTGTTAAGTTCTCAAAACAGGAACATGTGTTTAATTTTTCAGCTTTGAATAAATATGacaaaaataatgtttttgcTGTACAAATTTTGAATGACCAATATAAAGGAATTTTAGGAAAATGGGTGATGCCAATGGGTATTGATTTACATGATGTGATATGTGATTTTCCTATCCATGAGTTAAAAAATGTACctcattttttgaaaatttgtaagcAGTACATAGATTGCTATTTCATAAGACAAGAACAATACACAACATTGATG cgTAATATTTCTCATATAAAAAACTGTAAATTACAAACAAATTTAGGATATACCCAAATTAATTTAGAACTGATGGGTGTACATAATGAAAATACTGATTCatatataactataataatatatcttttatataatattaatgaaactaGGCcatacaaaattgaaatagacTCGATAACAGAGAATGGACTACATAAAAACTTCAAAAACCATCTAGAATCATCTTTAGTGTGTTTTAAGCAATTTGATTTACATATAGCATTTGAGAATATATTGGATATGAAAGTATTTGCATGGGCAAAAGAAGATAACGAAGATAGTCCACTGgatataaat tCTTTGAGCGATTTGGAAACAGAAGGATTTTTAGATAGTTTTACATTGCCACAAAGGAAATCTTTAATACTTCAAAGCAAGAAacagaagataaaaaaaggacaaaagaaaaaagtatcaaaagaaaaaaagttccTTAACATTTCAAGTACATATAAAGCTGATAAAAGTTCTGTCCCCTTACAAAGTAAAAAGCAGAGATTGCAAAATGTTAAACAATCTGTGAGGCAGCAAGATAGTAGTGTTATCAAATCAATAccaaatgtaaataattcaaaacaaaagaaattaaaacagaCAAAACTGAAGGTCAAATCAAATTTACAGAACGactcaaaattacaaaataacgtTAATACTATATTTTCTGATGCAACCGTATTGAAAGATAAGCATATAAatgaacaattaaataaaCCGTTTACCAGTACTCCAATATGTCAAAATGAACAGCATTcttctaatttcaatttatcgaCTAATATTGATATTAGTGATATCGCaagtgaaaataatttgaatgttGTGGGAACAAGTAAACTTAAAAGAGATCAATTACAGAATCATACAcctataaaattattgcaaagaaaaatgagaaaaaaagtGAAGTCTTTAATTCAATCAAAATCACAGAGTTCAAAGCACAATGTACTtcataatagaattaaaaagaaatctctGTAA
- the Phm gene encoding peptidylglycine-alpha-hydroxylating monooxygenase produces MKGDFTIYVLFALLFKFIKCNSINKYALLMPNVTSSREELYLCTPVKVDPSQNYYLTGFEPNAMAGVHHILLYGCGKPGSSKSVWNCGEMGHGINNNEDTIVPCAENSQILYAWARDAPTLILPEGVGFKVGGDSSIKYLVLQVHYAHTAKFQDAGTDDSGVFLYYTLRPLNKLAGVLLLGTGGVIPPRSTTYMETACIIKENKTIHPFAYRTHTHSLGKVVSGYLIKPDYTWIELGKRDPLTPQMFYLIHKNVSVEQGDQIAARCTMHSTRDSWTYIGATKADEMCNFYLMYYVENDEPLSMKYCFTSGPPNYYWKNAGLFNIPTVEASSL; encoded by the exons ATGAAAGGAGATTTCAcgatttatgttttatttgcacttttatttaaatttataaaatgtaacagtataaataaatacgcaTTGCTTATGCCAAATGTTACATCAAGTAGG gAAGAATTGTATTTGTGTACTCCTGTTAAAGTAGATCCTTCCCAAAACTATTATTTGACAGGTTTTGAACCAAATGCAATGGCAGGTGTTCATCATATACTTTTATATGGTTGTGGAAAACCTGGTAGTTCAAAATCAGTATGGAATTGTGGAGAAATGGGACACGgtataaataataacgaaGATACAATCGTTCCCTGTGCAGAAAATTCTCAG atattatatgCCTGGGCCAGAGATGCTCCAACGTTAATTTTACCAGAAGGAGTAGGTTTCAAAGTTGGCGGGGATTCCTCGATTAAATATCTAGTTCTGCAGGTCCATTATGCACATACTGCAAAATTTCAAGATGCTGGCACTGACGACTCTGGTGTATTTCTCTATTACACATTACGTCCATTGAATAAATTAGCTGGTGTTCTCCTTTTGGGAACTGGAGGTGTTATACCACCTCGAAGTACAACATACATGGAAACAGCTTGCATAATAAAAGAGAACAAAACTATTCATCCTTTTGCATATAGAACCCATACTCATTCACTTGGTAAAGTAGTTTCTGGATATTTGATAAAACCAGATTACACTTGGATAGAATTAGGCAAAAGAGATCCTTTAACACCTCAAATGTTTTATcttatacataaaaatgtttctgttGAACAAGGTGATCAAATAGCAGCCCGTTGTACTATGCATAGTACACGCGATAGTTGGACATACATTGGTGCTACTAAAGCTGATGAAatgtgcaatttttatttgatgtatTATGTTGAAAATGACGAACCACTATCtatgaaatattgttttacCAGTGGTCCTCCCAACTATTATTGGAAAAATGCTGGTCTATTTAATATTCCTACTGTAGAGGCATCtagtttataa
- the LOC139990247 gene encoding uncharacterized protein: MSGRSANLLHRWLFLVGLICCSSCQSVSSTFENKTGQNEGKPRVFSPRMDYDEWTPLGRGDPLKNNPTFDYVPPVLDRVQYWLDSHTTEPSAKRDVLVLGVTAKKTSPKIAEQFLKFVDGPKFTRSNHQDVPYRNDFTGSTGAEPPKVVRTSNFRNGPIDYRNQNRIQSIPASYYPSPFYNQKTEPYTMMLPPPLTHKDKIVSFVESTQQQQQQQQQYNTQTEEGPVLQDSQFYASQPPPKSYNQQQPGKSQFQSQTLSKFSQNKSPLQTVPMQVETIKSVHGSSPSQPTKLKYESVATTPSVSFEKSNLIYQSTQTLSGGWPTGSNGVPSSTSTISDASQSIRHTTDYSHDQYEIDHHVAAASSNHQVVVEQNANIIVDGDNNKDEDVIIGQKEKIDSSNTASPVTTTSTSNFANDKKENTDEWNTTRSSEKMHIVIANSPHNLDIETTHETKKGQVAVVMPANYSEKKFTHASSSSELKPSETTAVAGLVENSTTMGTEVGIESSSKNEFQPVRNLQIESSIFPQSSQSTAILPNKLMPTYQKQHHAVHFHSTMAPFSSRHPGDSLLAFAPPQAPLSSMMHQQGRPNHGSMHLADSMRPTVGFRAPVSMSMFPPMTHMHAPPPPMRSTIDHIGSSIVGDQSTAHRSPPQLQNLPSMFIDSPPRTSTLIAHSIATEDHYFDRHRSRVPETTTSILPTPTSLPFLPTASSSSVENSALAVVDAHTRHLQMNDRDSSEKKAPADEKEQEEDREKEKEKVEMEVEMEEQEKREKERDSRKKISIGSSSVRPPDSTTPPITTIPSLTTDPIFSHYKQPAKPIRGPMYLIIQGHSKVKTYKPTVSKHGVPVEGNEIPESVTERQLSKFEQFIQENTKNRNSVAAAVIEKKKTEEKARAEKLAKARQNNLMSLVASGLASFTVPPSSSAAEDEHRGNTVTTIEINAN, encoded by the exons ATGTCGGGGAGATCGGCGAATCTACTACATAGATGGTTATTTTTGGTGGGGCTGATCTGTTGTTCGTCGTGTCAAAGCGTTTCCTCTACGTTCGAAAACAAGACTG GCCAAAATGAAGGCAAGCCGCGGGTATTTTCGCCAAGAATGGATTACGACGAGTGGACACCGCTTGGCCGTGGAGATCCTTTGAAGAACAATCCGACCTTCGATTATGTTCCTCCTGTGCTTGATAGAGTTCAATATTGGCTAGATTCTCACACGACCGAGCCATCCGCGAAACGCGACGTTCTCGTTTTAGGAGTTACCGCGAAGAAAACCAGCCCCAAAATAGCGGAACAGTTTTTGAAATTCGTAGACGGGCCAAAATTCACGAGATCGAATCATCAGGATGTTCCGTATAGAAACGATTTCACCGGTAGCACCGGTGCAGAACCGCCGAAAGTCGTGAGAACGAGCAACTTTAGAAACGGGCCGATCGACTATAGGAATCAAAATAGAATTCAATCGATACCAGCTAGCTATTATCCTAGTCCGTTTTACAATCAAAAGACAGAACCTTACACGATGATGTTACCACCACCGTTGACTCACAAGGACAAAATCGTCAGCTTTGTCGAGTCTACacaacagcagcaacagcaacagcaacaataCAACACGCAAACGGAAGAAGGACCCGTGCTTCAAGACTCACAATTCTACGCTTCGCAACCTCCACCGAAAAGTTACAACCAGCAGCAGCCGGGAAAATCGCAATTCCAGTCTCAAACTTTGTCCAAGTTTTCTCAAAACAAAAGCCCGCTTCAAACTGTCCCTATGCAAGTGGAAACGATCAAGAGCGTGCACGGTTCTTCGCCGTCGCAGCCCACGAAGCTCAAGTATGAAAGCGTAGCGACCACGCCATCCGTTTCCTTCGAAAAGTCCAATTTGATTTATCAGTCGACGCAAACTTTATCCGGCGGCTGGCCAACCGGTAGTAACGGTGTTCCATCGTCGACATCGACCATATCGGACGCTAGTCAATCTATTCGGCATACTACCGATTACTCTCACGATCAATACGAAATCGATCACCACGTCGCGGCGGCATCTTCGAATCACCAAGTTGTCGTCGAACAGAATGCAAATATAATAGTCGACGGAGATAACAACAAGGACGAGGATGTGATTATAGGTCAAAAGGAGAAGATCGATTCGTCGAATACAGCGTCACCCGTTACAACGACCTCTACGTCAAATTTCGCTaacgataaaaaggaaaatacggACGAATGGAATACCACCCGATCGTCCGAAAAAATGCACATCGTTATCGCTAATTCGCCCCATAATCTCGACATTGAGACGACGCACGAAACGAAAAAAGGACAAGTGGCGGTCGTGATGCCGGCCAACTATTCGGAGAAAAAGTTCACTCATGCTTCTTCGAGTTCAGAATTGAAGCCGTCGGAAACCACCGCTGTAGCCGGTCTCGTGGAAAATTCGACGACGATGGGAACGGAAGTGGGAATTGAAAGCTCATCGAAAAACGAGTTTCAGCCAGTTCGAAATTTACAGATCGAATCTTCGATCTTTCCACAGAGTTCTCAGTCCACTGCCATTTTACCAAACAAATTGATGCCAACCTATCAGAAGCAGCACCACGCAGTGCATTTCCACTCGACGATGGCGCCGTTTTCGTCCCGACATCCTGGCGATTCTTTGCTCGCGTTTGCACCACCGCAAGCTCCTCTTTCTTCCATGATGCACCAACAGGGTAGACCTAACCATGGGTCGATGCACCTTGCCGATAGCATGCGTCCAACCGTTGGTTTTCGAGCTCCAGTCTCGATGTCGATGTTCCCACCGATGACACATATGCACGCACCGCCTCCGCCCATGAGATCAACGATCGATCATATCGGATCATCGATCGTTGGAGATCAGTCGACTGCGCATCGATCGCCGCCGCAGTTACAGAATTTGCCCTCGATGTTCATCGATTCGCCACCGCGAACTTCGACTTTGATCGCGCACTCGATCGCCACGGAGGATCATTATTTCGATCGGCATCGATCTCGCGTACCAGAGACCACTACATCTATCCTTCCCACGCCtacttctcttccttttttgcCTACCGCTTCATCGTCCTCGGTCGAGAATTCGGCTTTGGCCGTTGTCGACGCACACACTCGACATTTGCAAATGAACGACCGAGATTCTTCGGAAAAAAAAGCACCGGCCGACGAGAAGGAGCAAGAAGAAGacagagaaaaggagaaagagaaagtggAAATGGAAGTGGAAATGGAAGAACAAGAGAAGCGGGAGAAGGAACGAGACAGCCGGAAGAAGATATCGATCGGGTCGTCCTCGGTTCGTCCTCCGGACTCGACGACTCCTCCAATCACTACCATACCGAGCTTGACCACGGATCCCATCTTCTCGCATTATAAACAACCGGCCAAACCTATCCGTGGCCCGATGTACCTTATCATTCAAGGTCATTCAAAGGTGAAGACTTACAAACCTACCGTGAGCAAGCACGGCGTACCGGTAGAGGGAAACGAAATCCCGGAAAGCGTCACCGAGAGACAACTATCGAAGTTCGAGCAATTCATTCAAGAGAACACGAAAAACAGGAACAGCGTGGCAGCAGCAGTGatcgagaagaagaagacggaAGAAAAGGCGCGCGCTGAGAAGCTCGCGAAAGCTCGGCAAAATAATCTGATGAGTCTGGTAGCGAGCGGTTTAGCAAGTTTCACCGTACCACCTTCTTCTTCCGCGGCTGAAGACGAACACCGAGGAAACACAGTGACCACAATCGAGATCAACGCCAATTAA
- the Mesr3 gene encoding misexpression suppressor of ras 3 isoform X1, which produces MEKMNAPPPVYASSCPTLQSNLSLHSSSYYSEYSGAARRRLSSTGEADTSATSSYEGSDSSENSDESRLEPVSQMEREQLETFFRGLKSQVFVCESLANLYLGSASQTERWELRFTGIPVVVLDLGETRSRSKRRIQILLAERGTCFTLWRETIDNLSSYKVSGPAFHTMCLSSDHTRLAGLSFDNPKAANDLWQHIERLVSCPENISLSIPGKKKKKPVQKKVVLPAKSNISQPCQFQHVTSVDAADRSRYFSLQTMVPPLNELENSLEANF; this is translated from the exons ATG GAAAAGATGAATGCCCCGCCGCCGGTATACGCATCTTCCTGCCCTACGTTGCAGTCGAACCTGTCGCTGCACAGTTCTTCCTATTACAGTGAATACAGTGGAGCTGCGAGGAGGCGATTATCGTCGACGGGAGAGGCAGACACTTCAGCCACGTCTAGCTATGAAGGTAGCGATAGTTCTGAAAACAGCGATGAATCGCGTTTAGAGCCAGTGAGCCAGATGGAACGGGAACAACTCGAAACGTTTTTCAGGGGTTTGAAGTCTCAG GTGTTtgtttgcgagtcgttggccAACTTGTATCTGGGAAGCGCGTCGCAAACCGAAAGATGGGAGCTTCGGTTTACCGGCATACCCGTAGTAGTTTTGGATCTTGGAGAAACCCGATCGAGATCGAAGAGGCGGATTCAAATTCTGTTGGCTGAACGTGGCACTTGTTTTACTCTTTGGAGGGAGACCATCGACAATTTGTCGTCGTACAAG GTATCGGGCCCGGCTTTTCATACGATGTGTCTTTCGTCCGATCACACGCGCCTCGCGGGACTCAGCTTCGATAATCCGAAAGCCGCGAACGACCTTTGGCAACACATAGAAAGACTCGTTTCTTGTCCAGAGAACATTAGTCTCTCGATACcagggaagaaaaagaagaagcccGTGCAGAAGAAAGTGGTTTTACCGGCCAAGAGTAATATCAGCCAACCCTGTCAATTTCAGCATGTGACGAGCGTCGACGCTGCTGATCGATCCCGATATTTTTCCCTTCAAACTATGGTGCCGCCTTTGAACGAGCTAGAAAATTCTTTGGAAGCAAATTTTTGA
- the Mesr3 gene encoding misexpression suppressor of ras 3 isoform X2, whose product MNAPPPVYASSCPTLQSNLSLHSSSYYSEYSGAARRRLSSTGEADTSATSSYEGSDSSENSDESRLEPVSQMEREQLETFFRGLKSQVFVCESLANLYLGSASQTERWELRFTGIPVVVLDLGETRSRSKRRIQILLAERGTCFTLWRETIDNLSSYKVSGPAFHTMCLSSDHTRLAGLSFDNPKAANDLWQHIERLVSCPENISLSIPGKKKKKPVQKKVVLPAKSNISQPCQFQHVTSVDAADRSRYFSLQTMVPPLNELENSLEANF is encoded by the exons ATGAATGCCCCGCCGCCGGTATACGCATCTTCCTGCCCTACGTTGCAGTCGAACCTGTCGCTGCACAGTTCTTCCTATTACAGTGAATACAGTGGAGCTGCGAGGAGGCGATTATCGTCGACGGGAGAGGCAGACACTTCAGCCACGTCTAGCTATGAAGGTAGCGATAGTTCTGAAAACAGCGATGAATCGCGTTTAGAGCCAGTGAGCCAGATGGAACGGGAACAACTCGAAACGTTTTTCAGGGGTTTGAAGTCTCAG GTGTTtgtttgcgagtcgttggccAACTTGTATCTGGGAAGCGCGTCGCAAACCGAAAGATGGGAGCTTCGGTTTACCGGCATACCCGTAGTAGTTTTGGATCTTGGAGAAACCCGATCGAGATCGAAGAGGCGGATTCAAATTCTGTTGGCTGAACGTGGCACTTGTTTTACTCTTTGGAGGGAGACCATCGACAATTTGTCGTCGTACAAG GTATCGGGCCCGGCTTTTCATACGATGTGTCTTTCGTCCGATCACACGCGCCTCGCGGGACTCAGCTTCGATAATCCGAAAGCCGCGAACGACCTTTGGCAACACATAGAAAGACTCGTTTCTTGTCCAGAGAACATTAGTCTCTCGATACcagggaagaaaaagaagaagcccGTGCAGAAGAAAGTGGTTTTACCGGCCAAGAGTAATATCAGCCAACCCTGTCAATTTCAGCATGTGACGAGCGTCGACGCTGCTGATCGATCCCGATATTTTTCCCTTCAAACTATGGTGCCGCCTTTGAACGAGCTAGAAAATTCTTTGGAAGCAAATTTTTGA